Proteins encoded by one window of Paenibacillus sp. DCT19:
- a CDS encoding ABC transporter substrate-binding protein: MFRQRASWIVLITLLVFVLAACGKTSEVAETTPQDQDTSAEQSGTQSIEHLKGTAVIPQKIDRMVVLSASYIDHMLTIGEKPAGVNVEVRYGGDYLPYLADQLAGVPIVGSADSPNLEAILQIDPDVILIESRTAENSYEQLEKIAPTIVLGTEWLDYTDDTTYWTQDLLTIAGMYDKVDLAKTKIAEVEQQASQLKAKIEQLDEKKLAYLRVREKTLQIYAAKGHPTNTLLYHDLGFEPTGVTPAEQREDLSMEKIADIDADFVVLEVDPNAEDYLNGINESSLWKSVPAVVADQVYTTDSFWLFKGWGVIGRSEIINEIEDMIQ; this comes from the coding sequence ATGTTTAGACAGAGAGCATCATGGATCGTACTGATAACCCTGCTTGTGTTTGTTCTAGCGGCATGCGGGAAAACGTCGGAAGTAGCGGAGACTACACCTCAGGATCAGGACACATCGGCAGAACAGAGTGGTACCCAGTCGATTGAACATCTTAAAGGAACAGCAGTTATACCACAAAAAATTGATCGTATGGTCGTCTTGTCTGCTTCTTATATTGATCACATGTTGACGATAGGCGAGAAGCCAGCAGGTGTTAATGTAGAAGTGCGTTATGGAGGAGATTACCTTCCTTATCTTGCAGATCAGTTGGCTGGAGTTCCAATCGTAGGTTCTGCAGACAGCCCCAACTTAGAAGCTATTCTTCAGATTGATCCAGATGTTATCTTAATTGAGAGCCGAACGGCTGAGAACTCGTATGAGCAGTTGGAGAAAATTGCGCCGACCATCGTACTTGGTACCGAATGGCTGGATTATACGGACGATACCACCTATTGGACACAGGACTTGTTAACTATTGCAGGGATGTATGACAAGGTCGATCTGGCCAAAACAAAAATTGCTGAAGTGGAACAACAAGCCAGCCAGCTTAAAGCAAAAATTGAACAATTGGATGAGAAGAAGCTAGCTTATCTGCGTGTAAGAGAAAAAACATTACAGATCTATGCGGCAAAAGGACATCCAACCAATACGCTGTTGTATCATGATCTTGGATTTGAACCTACTGGAGTGACGCCAGCCGAACAACGTGAGGATCTGTCTATGGAGAAGATTGCAGATATTGATGCTGATTTTGTAGTTCTGGAGGTTGACCCAAACGCTGAGGATTATCTAAATGGCATTAACGAAAGCTCCCTTTGGAAGAGTGTCCCTGCGGTCGTTGCGGATCAGGTCTATACAACGGATTCCTTCTGGTTGTTCAAGGGCTGGGGAGTTATCGGACGTAGCGAGATTATCAACGAAATTGAAGATATGATTCAATAG
- a CDS encoding (2Fe-2S)-binding protein, producing the protein MGRYSGSDQDSDPKHSELVEALQHFFVTKIRSSWETSEYSFTVKDLLDEERRKSFLSEQATQQGLKLGGTGSVAVGTLFAKRYSVWVLAVVSAFSLYDTLLQIENDVVRVELTGSGRMRYESQLEQCLVANADLTQRRSQLTMLKGRLQLHLETIFKGVAADTGASEKVMWALIAHNVQQLYAQMIHDESIWKTAERLTRIQEDRSVWLTPQGDTESPFASKLKCFEHPKWQGQPLLIRRYCCLAYQVGSGSHAHGYCNSCPKLDSESRLRNLLQS; encoded by the coding sequence ATGGGACGTTATTCAGGTTCAGATCAAGATTCAGATCCAAAACACTCCGAGCTAGTTGAGGCATTACAGCACTTTTTTGTGACGAAGATTAGAAGTTCATGGGAGACTTCCGAGTATTCTTTTACGGTGAAAGATCTGCTCGATGAGGAGCGACGAAAATCGTTTCTAAGTGAACAGGCTACACAGCAGGGGCTTAAACTTGGAGGCACGGGAAGTGTTGCTGTTGGCACACTTTTTGCGAAGCGTTATTCGGTATGGGTTCTGGCTGTCGTCTCTGCATTCAGTCTGTATGACACCTTACTCCAAATTGAAAACGATGTTGTACGTGTGGAACTGACTGGATCAGGAAGAATGCGTTATGAGAGTCAGTTGGAGCAGTGCTTAGTTGCAAATGCAGATCTTACTCAGCGAAGATCTCAGCTCACCATGCTTAAAGGAAGACTGCAGCTACATCTGGAAACGATCTTTAAGGGTGTAGCTGCTGATACGGGAGCGAGTGAGAAGGTCATGTGGGCACTTATTGCACACAATGTGCAACAGCTGTATGCACAAATGATCCATGATGAAAGCATATGGAAAACGGCTGAACGATTAACACGAATACAAGAGGATCGCAGCGTATGGCTTACTCCGCAAGGTGATACCGAATCTCCGTTTGCGAGTAAGCTAAAATGTTTCGAGCATCCCAAGTGGCAAGGACAGCCGCTTTTGATACGCCGATATTGTTGTTTGGCCTATCAGGTTGGAAGCGGCAGTCATGCACATGGATACTGCAACAGTTGCCCGAAGTTAGATTCGGAATCCCGATTGCGCAATCTTCTACAATCGTGA
- a CDS encoding AraC family transcriptional regulator: protein MTTFDVPEHVGSGLFQSLRLGSQATWSWSDLTPRRNTFVDEQGEHAGVVLAFNLMGEQRWRNRDTGREHLLPENYFGIYDGGAYAATNTYEENERSMQMGFQIAPGFCSILFEKIRETGAISNFNHVPRIAGMDIPPVARRVIQDMLGCTYSDDLREHYLQAKLTELIVVLTGELTDRPQPQLPEIKLSDSDLAGLKEVKRILNACYADSPTIPELVRPAMMNENKLKRAFKQQYGKSIHAYVIEKRMEKAHELLESGKVSVSEAAHQVGYVNTSYFISRFRQMYGTNPGTLK from the coding sequence ATGACGACATTTGATGTTCCAGAACATGTAGGGAGTGGGCTGTTTCAATCGTTAAGGCTGGGATCACAAGCCACATGGTCATGGTCAGATCTTACCCCACGCCGGAATACATTCGTAGACGAACAAGGTGAACATGCAGGGGTTGTGCTTGCTTTTAACCTTATGGGTGAGCAGAGATGGCGCAATCGAGATACGGGGCGTGAGCATCTTTTACCAGAGAATTATTTCGGGATATACGATGGTGGTGCATATGCGGCGACCAATACATATGAAGAAAATGAGCGCAGTATGCAAATGGGGTTCCAGATCGCTCCTGGATTCTGTTCCATACTGTTCGAGAAGATTCGGGAGACCGGAGCAATTAGCAACTTCAATCATGTGCCTAGAATAGCCGGAATGGACATCCCGCCTGTAGCCCGTCGTGTTATACAGGATATGTTGGGATGTACATATTCTGATGACCTTCGTGAACATTATTTGCAAGCCAAGTTGACGGAATTAATCGTCGTGCTTACTGGAGAGCTGACTGATCGACCACAGCCGCAATTGCCAGAGATAAAGTTAAGTGATTCCGACCTGGCTGGGTTGAAGGAGGTAAAGCGAATACTAAATGCTTGTTATGCAGATTCACCTACGATTCCGGAGTTGGTTCGCCCCGCAATGATGAACGAAAATAAGCTGAAACGAGCATTCAAGCAGCAATACGGGAAGTCCATTCATGCATATGTCATTGAGAAACGAATGGAGAAAGCGCACGAGCTGTTGGAAAGTGGCAAAGTTAGTGTATCAGAGGCGGCTCATCAGGTAGGATACGTAAACACAAGTTACTTTATCAGTAGATTTAGGCAAATGTATGGTACTAATCCGGGCACACTGAAATGA